Below is a window of Vespa crabro chromosome 20, iyVesCrab1.2, whole genome shotgun sequence DNA.
GCTATTAAGATTGCCAAAAAGGGAGTAGACCTTAATAGTTGTCCCCATGGTACTGGTAATTtctaacaatgaaatattatttataatcattctcTATGATTCTCCTGCTAaagttttgaaatatttatgctAGTTACCTCTTTGTGACCGCTAATGTTTTTAGTATGGCCCAAAGACTCCATGATGtaattcttttcctcctcGCTGATAAATCTCGTTTGTTCTTCCGGAGAGTCTTCGATTATCAACCACCAAGCAGTACACCAAATTAAACATAATAGACCTTCGATGTAGAAGATCCATACCCAGCCAAGATTTGCGGCCAGTATTCCCGATAATAGAATAGAGATCACGGTACCAAGAGCAGTACCTAAAATCGAAAGATTATAATGtcttctaatattatttttctattcaaagtgttatttatattatataagtgttaattatattgatcTACGGTTATACTTACCAGCATAAACGATCGATGCGAGAACACTTCGTTCATTCGGTGGAGCCCATTTGGCGATCATCACATGCATAGCCGGAAACGTTACGCCCTGTGTacggaaataatgataaatactgTCAGATGGggatatcttttaatatttttttgagaTATTCCTATGTCAACAAAATGACTACTACTAACCCCACCGAGGCCTTGAATGAAtctcattataataaataatgaatagtGTATATTCGCTGCAATAGGCGATAGTATCGATGCTGCGACGTTCAACAAGACGGATCCGTTCATTACCCATTTAGCTGATAACAGTTCTGACATTCTGCCACCTGGTAATAAGGATACCATATAGCCCCAAAAATAAGCGGATAAAATAAGACCTTGAAGAGGTTCGTCCCATACAAAAGGGCCATCCtgcaaaataatttattctatcACGTATGTACTCGTATAAACAACCAAAACCATTAACTTTTCAAACATAatgtttttatcgaaatttccagtagatttaatatttaaacaatatggTATTCTAAAAGAGATTGgtattcaaaaatttattttcgaatatatctaatctcttgaaaaatattgtatttattactgACCAACTTTCTTTGATAaacttgtctctttttttgaaGAGATTTTATTCTCTAAGACTGACCTCACAAAGATCATACCTTATCGCTTGAGGTATGTTTGATAAGccaaagagaaggaagattgATTACCTCGGTAGAAGATACCGTTCTATTTGAAATTGCATCATCTCGACAAGCTTCCGTTATTTTTAAACTTGCATTTTCACTTTTTAATTCATCGTGCATCGATGAAAGTCGTACGGCTGTATGATTCACCATCGCGACGATAGCTACGCTGACATTAACTTTAAAACCATATATAATAGCCAAACCGATGGATCCAAGTATGGCCATTAAATATCGTACTGGAAAGAGTGGGCCATACCGGCCTGTAAATAAAATCCCCCGTTATTAAACTCTTCTTATCCTcctataacaattttttctcgTTGCAATTAGAATAGATCTAACAGACCCAACTCAATtctaattcatatttataagtttattgaatcaaaaaaaaaaaaagaaaaaaaaaaagaagaaaaaaagggagaaaaaaacttTGGGGTAAGacatttaatcgataattaacaaatatgtAGTTTCCAATTAACagttaattgaaatttttcacttcttttagaaaaaagtaatataaaatttttccaaGCTTACGTGACATACAATGTGTCGTCATATTCATTTTACAATGCCAAATATATCATATGGTCTGGAATTAAGAATCAACACGGTTCAAGAGGACACGATTGATACCATTTGGTAATCAGGTCAGTGCGTAAGCCTGTTAAActtttatgtataaatatatatagatattttattatttcgaatgatTTACATACTACTCATAATCTTtagtttcaatattttctttaaaatactaGCTAACAATATTGCGTCAGCTATATCGTACAAAGAGTGCAAGAGTATAAagcgaaatattttcaacgttgataaatttaaatcttttatcgTATAAATGATATTCTCAGATCTTGTGTAAAACAAGCTGGTTAAACTATATTctgtattaaattaaaaaggaaaatttgtttactcttttttatattttatatagattatatgtGGATTAAACGATTATTCTCATTTACAGTTAATAATGCACATCCtcgaacgaaaatttgaaagaaaagatagatattaACAAacgtaatttatttcattattgatTGCACGATATCATCCAATCggtaaaaaattttgatttatacAACTTAATAATGCGGATATGggtcataataaaatatttaaattcaaatgCATCTTTTCAATGTCACTTCGCAATATGacgaattcatttatttcgtaTGAAGGGATGCGTCAAGGTCAAAAGGACGTATGAGGCGCACAATTCAAAGGCAATCGACCGTCATAAACTACTTATTTCGTTTTGATTAACGTTAtgcgacaataaagataaaattatacattctTCGAAGGAAGTAAATGAAAATGGAAATTGGTAGCTGACAATACAACTGCTAGCTGACATTATGTTAATAGAGAAtgagaagatataaaaaaagaaagaacaaaaaaagtaatgaacACACCTGTAGAATTGTTTTCCTTTGCCATGTATAAAGTCAggatcttctcttttattttttcgtaattGGACTCCAAAAAAGttctattagaaaaaaatgttcaaataattgttttttctctgAACAACAGAAGGATGATTTAACACGGGGTGCGATTTATCAAATGATAAACGTACCATACGcgttgaaaaaatattccttcgtttctctctctctctctctctctctctctctatctatcttttatattctataagctgatgaaattaaatttcactGGTGTAATACTGAAGACCGATTGTAAGTATTGCGCGGCACCAAAGCACACTGAGGTAAGCTGAGATCTTCCCATAGGCTTTTCCGAAGGATCCCGAGGCATTGCCCCTCTTCTATAAATGCCGGTTCATCCACGCAACCAAACGTACCCACACAAATAAACGTGATGCTCTTGCGTAAAGAAAGTGATGAGTGGCGACGTGCGCGTTTGCGCGTCCGTCGAGCCTGAGACTATTAGGCTTTCGAATGAATGCGATCAccgtgtataaatatttatttttaggataaaaatatatttttataagcgTTTATTTTATCGCAGGTATGCATCTTTTGAAATGAAGattagttaataataattttatatcaacaCACGGTATAAGATAATCCGTTTaagtttataaaaagaaacaaatgctTGTCTTTATAGCTTATTTTAGATATATCATATTGATAGATTTACAAGACGGTTTGTAAATTGTCGGCATATAATGGGGATGTCACTTACGTGAAATTTtgattatgaaaaaaagacgTGATTTTCTTAgcatcttttaattaaatcaaaatcatAATTGCGAAACGATAATACTGAAGTATATGtagaaaaacatatatataaaaatggagCCGGTAAACGAAAACAAGCTCGATGAGATTTATGCGTGGATAGATCAGATTACATTTTCAAgaccgaagaaaaatatatcgagaGATTTTTCGGACGGAGGTATAATATCGTGacatttttttgatttataaatagatGTTTATATGTTTTAAATTTTGTAGTATTTATGGCCGAATTATTGAAACGATATTATCCCAAGCACGTTGACGTGCACAATTATGTGCCTGGCAATAGTGTAGCAAAGAAGATCGATAATTGGAacatattaaatagaaaagttCTTTCTAAAATTGATATGAAACTTGGAAAAGATGTAATCAATCAATTGGCAAATTCACAATTAGGCATTATTGAGAAGGTTTTGATAGATGTGCGAgcgaaaattttaaaagattgtAATGCAGATGGAGATTCATTATATTCTGATTATGAAGAAAATGGAAGAGGtggtaagtaaaaaaaaaaaaaaataaaacacacTGATCCAATAACATAGTAATGTTTgtcatttcatatttaattaactAGAAAACGCTAAACCTATTTTAAATCCTGAAGAAATTGTTAATAGAACAGTACCACGTCATACTTTCATCAAACTTAAGCAAGAATTGCAAGAAAGGAATGAAACTATCAACGCacttcataaaaaaatttcacacTTGGAAAGTTTGATCAAATTAAAGGATCAAAGAATAGTAGATCTTACGGCACAAATTACAAGACCAATGGCACATACATAGATTTTTTGTACTAATTTTGCGAACTAtgagattattaaaatatgaatgaatTCTTGAAAcatttatgaaaagaaatattatattttaattgcaGTAAGCATATAGTTTATATGCttcatacatattttatatctattttagcACATGAAAGTTACACGAATATTACCTGGTAAAAAGTTTGTCAGAGAAAAaacctttttcttatcttgtCTATGCTTCTTCttgtatacaaataaaaaagttaatatatcttttacatGGGTGCTCTCATGCTAGGCGGAGATACTAAAATGACACCATCACCACGGATAAATAGcatagatatatttctttttgtagtACGGTAAACTTCTTCATATGTTTCTTCATCAATTTCTACAGTTGTAACAGTTTCCTCCGCTTCACCTAATACCATATTCAAGTGTTGATCATAGgcctgaaagaaaaaaatattaatcatttattaaaatattttttaattaggaATCTAAAGACATGAATAAAACTTACATGTAAACGTCCTCGtaattctctttcgtttctcattTTCACGTAAATTCGTTCGTCCAaacttaatcttattaaatccAACGGTTCTTTCACATTTATTGCTGGAACCTAATCATCAAAAAGACGGAAAAATGTATTAACGAACAAATACaacattaaaatgatttttaggTTAGTTTATTATGTTATGAATAAAGATTACCTGTTCCGATTCATCAGCCATAGTaacgtattatttataaaatttaacgaaaatgtcttaatttaatattactaaataatgtataattaaatttttctctatctttcactTTATCTAAGATAGCTATTAAAACCTAACCTATCCCCAAAACGTAATGCGGGAAAATAACAGAGAgctgatatttttattcagaATAGTAGTAGTgcagttataaaaaaataaatagttttttcttttaatctttatattaattctcttttttaacttttatattatactactgtttaaacagaaaaaatacgaacatagaaaaaaagttaaaatgatTTGTATCAATAAGAAAGTATAAAGTACAAATAATGTTGTTTGAAAATACTTTATTAGCGCGGGTAAAAATGGCGGCGGTTAATTTATGTCGATAACTACGTAAATATgcagttaataataaaaagttacaaagagaaatgattatgaataaaagaataaaaagtatttaaataaatgctgctagaatatttaattatttcaatggaagttgaattattatattttacttgaaataaatttcaaaaagacACTTCCTATAATAGGCTACACTTTATACATCCATGCGTGAAATCATCGCACGCGAACATGTATGAGTAATGATTCAATTCCCCGAAAGTTTAGGTAATagtaaaatacaatattagaTAGAAACTTTACTAGTTTCGGTTTTCCATGTAATTTGTATCGAGTATATAAGTAAAGATCTCTCTGAAGATTAGTATAAGTGCATTATTTACATGCatttaaatgtatacatattcaaCATTTCTAAATATGcaacaaagaataaaaatatattatttacctcaatatataacaattcaAAAAACATATTGTTCAAAAACAACTTACATATTTCGATCTATTCTACGTCAGGTATTATATGGTGAAGTTCAATGTTACAGAAGGtcaagatataatattacttatagCTGCTATAAATTTGGGATGCATaagtatttatctttctctctctctctctctctctctctctctctctgtttccctctctctctctctctctctctcgcgcgcgcgcgcgagtcTTTAAAGTATGCCGCCGTTTGTAAGATCATAAATAACGTTGGAATAAATCAGCACATTAATTCAACGCTCGTCCGCTCAATCTACGATCATCGTTTGAACAATTTTGTAAATTCACCTGTAAATCCTGCTAGAACGTATGCGTAGTACAAATATAgaagtatatatgtagatacttacatacatagacGCACGATTGCACACGTACGTTCAtcgttttcataaatataaaatacaaaagaaaaaaaaattaaaaaaaaaaaaaacaagagaagtAGCAGAGAAGTAGCTGATGAGAAGCGGTGGTATCCCATTGTCGTTGCGTCAGCTAAGGAGAACAGAGATGTCTGGTGATTGGCCAATTACGAATAGTGGGAAATCCCAGTTGATACCTGCTCTTCCGTGCTGAATGTTCTTGCGTTGtcgcgtgcgcgcgcgagcACCAGCGCATGCACGAGCATGTACTGACGTTTCAGAGTTCTCGCGTCACCATCGACCTCAAGCTTTACCCTGAAGGAACGTAGACGATCGGACGACAATTAGTAACGCGCGAAACGCCATTCACGTTGCACGTTTCGTTGCACGTATATAACTTTCGATTCGAATTCGtgacttttcttctccttcctcgtttcttcttttttctttttccttattttttctatccttttcttttctttaactgTCTAAATATATCTGTCCATGATTTATGAGAACACGGTTTCTTTGTAAAAACGACACAACTGATACAACGTCGACGACGCTTGCAATACTTATGTTAATTAACAGgaacgatttattttcttgcgATAGTCGTACGAGTTTGAATAGTTGCGCGTGGCGCGAAACGACGCACGATTccaaatacatacgtatatgtgatCGCGTTTGTACGAAAGATCTACATAAAAAATTTGGAGCACAACATCTCAGAAAGGGATGAATTCCTTCGATAACTATGACAGGACGAATCTGTCGGAGGTCAGTATCGTGAGCAAGTGTTGTCAAAGTGTATTGACTTTTGCGTTTGAAtctccattctttttcttttctttttgctttggCGCGGCGGGCAAAAGAGATGAACATTTCGTGTTTCATTTTTCAGGTTTGTTCCTCGGTAATAAACTTgaacgatgaaaatgaaaataacgatcatTTCTTGTGGAACATGGATACTCCAGTTAACAAAAAAGATGGCTCGATTTATAATTCGTACGAACCCAAACGAAAAAGATGTTTCCTCGGTAAagtgttaaattattattaataaacagtCGATGAGAGAACACGAAGTGATAATTTTAATCGCGATTAGGTGAAAACGAGGACATCGATGGAACCGGCTGGTGCGGGAAACCGATCAAAAGTTGGTGCCAAGAGGAAACGATAAGTTGGTTAATGTCAGCCGCATCTTCTATAGGACTACCATACAGGTCTATCCAGCAGAGTCTTGCGGTTTCCGGAGAACAACTTGCTACGATGACACGCAATGATTTCCTCTTTCACGATCCAATCTATGGGGATAAATTATATTGCCATCTTCATTCTCAACATATTTCGAATTCACGTACGTTTGACCttgtatcaaatataaatgttttttatttacaaaaaaaaaagagaaaaaggaacgagAACTATCTTtgcttcattttctttattttctagtTCCACCGTTCGAGGCTATACATTCGCATTCCGAAGACGATTTGGCTCAAATGTCATCGAGCGGTGTTTCTggtaaatgattattaattattattttcgtaaatttatattaccgAATATTTTTCCCATTTGCTTTGCTTAaaggtaaaatatttattcgtagaTACTGAGTCAGACAATTGTATGAAAATTACGATGAAACGACCACCGGGAAGGCCAAAAATGTTAAAGCCGAAGAAAAGTGGTACGTTGTCGAAATTATTGCGATTGAAATACTATagcgaaaaatgaaaaattattgtttatttgtaGTCACGGGTCAAGGAAAACTATGGGAGTTTATTCGGGATTTATTACGCAATCGAGAAACTTGTCCCAGCTTAATTTGTTGGGAGGATTATTCGCAAGCTAAATTTCGCTTTGTTAAGAGCGACGAAGTCGCGAAACGATGGGGTTCCCGAAAAGGAAATACAAAAATGACTTATGAAAAACTTAGTCGTGCCATGAGGTtctaattatttgtttttttattcttcttttttctttttttgcgaaAAGACTTGTTTAAAccaaaatattacttttcttctagGTACTATTACAAAAGTAAGATATTTCAACCCGTACTTGGTCGAAGATTGGTTTATCAGTTCGGTCCTAACGCAAAAGGATGGCAAACTGATAATCCTAATTTCCGATATTGACATAATTACGCATacagaattaattttaatttctagaATATAAGAGCGAGCAAAATAAAAGCTTTTCTGCATACTTTTGTAATTgtgaaaatattacatatttttacaaCGGTCGCGATACTtattgtatctatgtatagagcaaagttaaaaaaaaaaatactaatgcCACATTCGTCAGGATCGCgtccgagaaagagagagagagagagagagagagagagagagagagagagagagagagagaattttgaAAGCAAATCATACAAGTAAGTATATTGTGTTGCATTTTATAGGCATTACATCTAATTTTTACATCCATATCGTTTAATTGCTTAATTTCAAGTTGTTGGTAATCAGTCTTGgttagttatttattataatttattatatacgttttcTGAGTCttattcgtaatataatatatgcgaCTGTATCGAGGACAATGTACAAAATGATCAGTACAATCATACAAAACCAATAATCTACTTGTTTCATGCCGACGGCTATCATGAGTTGATTGGGCATGGCAAAATGACAATACACATCAGAGCAATGCATTTTTGGTCTATCGTACctgaaatttgataaaaaagataagaatttCAATTGGAATTCTATTTCGACTGGATATATATTTAGACTAACAAATATCTGTAATTACCCATAAATTGTCATCATTGTTCCTTCAAAACCATATTTGAGAAAAGATATATGAAATAACCAATGCAAATAAGGATGTGCATCGGTAAGGTGTACAAAAAATCCACTAAATATTGTAAACGGTAGGATGATAAGTGGTCCAAAGATTACACCGTTCTAAAAAGTTGACAACTTAACATTGATTATGGCAATCGGTgctaattataaatattaagaagcATATAAATGATCGATTCTGCACAAACCTGTACTGTTAAACCTGCACCGATGATGAAACCGATCGCTTGAGCTACCAAGGTAACGACGAAGCACATCAACACGTAAAGAATTAATCTTTTTGTTTCCAAAATTTGATTGCTCATGAAATATACTATTAGCGTGTATATGCACGTTGCGGTGAGTTGTACT
It encodes the following:
- the LOC124431247 gene encoding putative inorganic phosphate cotransporter, with the translated sequence MAKENNSTGRYGPLFPVRYLMAILGSIGLAIIYGFKVNVSVAIVAMVNHTAVRLSSMHDELKSENASLKITEACRDDAISNRTVSSTEDGPFVWDEPLQGLILSAYFWGYMVSLLPGGRMSELLSAKWVMNGSVLLNVAASILSPIAANIHYSLFIIMRFIQGLGGGVTFPAMHVMIAKWAPPNERSVLASIVYAGTALGTVISILLSGILAANLGWVWIFYIEGLLCLIWCTAWWLIIEDSPEEQTRFISEEEKNYIMESLGHTKNISGHKEKLPVPWGQLLRSTPFLAILIAHFCSNFGWYMLLIELPTYMSQILKFNMSSNAGLSAMPFLCMWIFTMTLSKVLAIMQDKNLITVTMSRKIGTLFASFVPMICLIGVSYVGCNRALAVVLMTIGVTCIGGMYCGFLSNHIDIAPNFAGTLVAITNCIATIPGFIVPIFVGKLTHGNQTVEAWRIIFFVTVGLYIIEILVYSIFGSGEEQPWNKVNSSSEGVNDQTLPLKKNPRK
- the LOC124431254 gene encoding sperm flagellar protein 1-like; amino-acid sequence: MEPVNENKLDEIYAWIDQITFSRPKKNISRDFSDGVFMAELLKRYYPKHVDVHNYVPGNSVAKKIDNWNILNRKVLSKIDMKLGKDVINQLANSQLGIIEKVLIDVRAKILKDCNADGDSLYSDYEENGRGENAKPILNPEEIVNRTVPRHTFIKLKQELQERNETINALHKKISHLESLIKLKDQRIVDLTAQITRPMAHT
- the LOC124431255 gene encoding U6 snRNA-associated Sm-like protein LSm3, translated to MADESEQVPAINVKEPLDLIRLSLDERIYVKMRNERELRGRLHAYDQHLNMVLGEAEETVTTVEIDEETYEEVYRTTKRNISMLFIRGDGVILVSPPSMRAPM
- the LOC124431253 gene encoding ETS-related transcription factor Elf-5-like, with protein sequence MNSFDNYDRTNLSEVCSSVINLNDENENNDHFLWNMDTPVNKKDGSIYNSYEPKRKRCFLGENEDIDGTGWCGKPIKSWCQEETISWLMSAASSIGLPYRSIQQSLAVSGEQLATMTRNDFLFHDPIYGDKLYCHLHSQHISNSLPPFEAIHSHSEDDLAQMSSSGVSDTESDNCMKITMKRPPGRPKMLKPKKSVTGQGKLWEFIRDLLRNRETCPSLICWEDYSQAKFRFVKSDEVAKRWGSRKGNTKMTYEKLSRAMRYYYKSKIFQPVLGRRLVYQFGPNAKGWQTDNPNFRY